The sequence ACTTTTTTCCTGGATCCCAGTGTCTAGGCACTGGGATGACAGAGTTTCGAAAGAAGCCTTTTGTTGAGGCTGATATAGATGTAGTAAATCAACTGATGGTTAATGCATCTTCTATTAAAAATTGTATAAATCCATTTCCGTTCCAGTAGTTCATAGAGATCTTTCCTAAAATGGCTTTAATATTACCCTGCATAATAGCAACGCCAAGCTCAGTATTTACGGAGCGGAAAGCGATTGCTCTCACCATAACATTATCATCTGCAATGAAGCATTTTATATGATCAGTTCCTATCACTTCAGGCTTCCTGATTTTTGCTCCTTGAATGATAAACCTTGGTTCAGGATTGCCAGGTCCAAATGGCTCTAAGCGCTGTAATTGATTCCATAAAGATAAATTTATTGCTTTAGCCGTTAGTATACCGTCGGCTTTTAAAGTTTTTTCATTTATAGAATTTGAAAATCTTTCAGCAAAAAAATCATGTAAATCATTTATTTTGTCTTCTGCAATCGAAAACCCTGCTGCCATATTATGGCCGCCTCCTTCAATAATTAAATTTACAAACTTTGCAGAAAGCACTGCTGCACCTATATCAACTCCGGAAATTGACCTACAGCTTGCTTTTCCTATTCCATTATTTAAAGATATTACTATTGTTGGTAGATGAAACTGCTCCTTTAGCCTTGATGCAATAATACCAATTATTCCCTGGTGCCAGTTGCCACTTACCATTATAAAATTTGCGCCCAGTTGTGCAGATTCCTCAGCTTGTTCTGTAGCCTTCACAAGAGCTTCGTTCTCTAACACTTTTCTTGCATTGTTTAAATCTATTAACTTTAGCGCGATCGAGTGCGCCTCTTCTTCATCGTTTGTGGAAAGCAGCCTTGCTCCAAGTGATGCTTCTCCAATTCTTCCTCCGGCATTTATGCATGGTCCAATGCCAAACCCTAATCGAGAAACGCTTGGTTTTTCAAGAATTCCTAGAGCGTCAAATAAAATACGCAAGCCGACATTTTTTCTTGCTGACATAACCTTTAATCCTTGCGCAACGAATGCTCTATTTAAGCTGGTAATTTGCATCACATCACAGACAGTTCCAAGAGCAACTAGGTCAAGTAGATCAAATAAATCTGGCTCTTTTCTACCAGCAAAAAACCCTTGCGTGCGTAGGCTTTTATTAAGAGCGACAACTAACAAAAACGATACTCCAACTGCTGCTAGATTGTTATAAGGAGAGCTCTCATCAAGGCGATTTGGATTCACAATTGCCACAGCACTAGGTAATTTTTCTGTACCAAGGTGATGGTCTACAACTATGATATCAAGATCAAAGTTCTTTGCATCCTCT is a genomic window of Wolbachia endosymbiont of Folsomia candida containing:
- the recJ gene encoding single-stranded-DNA-specific exonuclease RecJ; translated protein: MLVDIEKRSVTNALWKLQEASQREVLTLTQKFELPEILARILVTRNVNTENASDFLYPLIRSLLPDPFHLLDMDKAVFRIIKAINNNENIAIFGDYDVDGATSSALINRYLAAIGTSSIIYIPDRIDEGYGLNVDALLELKKSGIDLCISVDCGTLAYQPIEDAKNFDLDIIVVDHHLGTEKLPSAVAIVNPNRLDESSPYNNLAAVGVSFLLVVALNKSLRTQGFFAGRKEPDLFDLLDLVALGTVCDVMQITSLNRAFVAQGLKVMSARKNVGLRILFDALGILEKPSVSRLGFGIGPCINAGGRIGEASLGARLLSTNDEEEAHSIALKLIDLNNARKVLENEALVKATEQAEESAQLGANFIMVSGNWHQGIIGIIASRLKEQFHLPTIVISLNNGIGKASCRSISGVDIGAAVLSAKFVNLIIEGGGHNMAAGFSIAEDKINDLHDFFAERFSNSINEKTLKADGILTAKAINLSLWNQLQRLEPFGPGNPEPRFIIQGAKIRKPEVIGTDHIKCFIADDNVMVRAIAFRSVNTELGVAIMQGNIKAILGKISMNYWNGNGFIQFLIEDALTIS